The following proteins come from a genomic window of Pseudomonadota bacterium:
- a CDS encoding NAD(P)-dependent glycerol-3-phosphate dehydrogenase produces the protein MKGQHQPNFDVAVVGGGSMGTALAKLLGDGGRRVAMWVYEAELADRINETRANELFLPGAKLPETVVATSSLERALDGVGTVLSVMPAQFVRSVWAAGARHLAEGASVVSASKGVETGSAQLMSEVLAEALPGAAGRLAFLSGPSFAKEIAAGQPTAVVIASANADLAVRIQQLVSTASFRAYTTDDVVGVELGGALKNVIAIAVGVAEGMGLGLNSRAALITRGLAELTRLAVSCGANPLTLAGLAGMGDLVLTCTGHLSRNLQVGNRLGRGERLDEILGSMHMVAEGVATARSAMILAARRGVEMPISEAVTRLLDGETAPADAVRELMARPLRSERER, from the coding sequence ATGAAAGGCCAACACCAACCGAATTTCGACGTCGCGGTCGTCGGCGGCGGGAGCATGGGGACCGCCCTCGCGAAGCTCCTCGGCGACGGCGGCCGGCGCGTGGCGATGTGGGTCTACGAGGCCGAGCTCGCCGACAGGATCAACGAGACCCGCGCGAACGAGCTGTTCCTCCCGGGAGCGAAGCTGCCCGAGACCGTCGTCGCGACGAGCTCGCTCGAGCGCGCGCTCGACGGCGTCGGCACGGTGCTGAGCGTCATGCCCGCCCAGTTCGTGCGGAGCGTCTGGGCCGCCGGCGCGAGGCACCTCGCCGAGGGCGCCTCGGTCGTGAGCGCGTCCAAGGGCGTCGAGACCGGCTCGGCGCAGCTCATGTCGGAGGTGCTCGCCGAGGCGTTGCCCGGAGCGGCCGGGAGGCTCGCCTTCCTGTCGGGCCCGAGCTTCGCCAAGGAGATCGCGGCGGGTCAGCCGACCGCCGTCGTGATCGCCTCGGCGAACGCCGACCTGGCCGTGCGGATCCAGCAGCTCGTATCGACCGCGTCGTTCCGCGCGTACACCACCGACGACGTCGTCGGCGTCGAGCTCGGCGGCGCGCTCAAGAACGTCATCGCGATCGCGGTCGGCGTCGCCGAGGGGATGGGGCTCGGCCTGAACTCCCGGGCGGCCCTGATCACGCGCGGCCTCGCCGAGCTGACGCGCCTAGCCGTCTCGTGCGGGGCGAACCCGCTCACGCTCGCGGGGCTCGCCGGCATGGGCGATCTCGTGCTGACCTGCACCGGACACCTGAGCCGCAACCTCCAGGTCGGCAACCGCCTGGGGCGCGGGGAGCGCCTCGACGAGATCCTGGGGAGCATGCACATGGTCGCGGAGGGCGTGGCGACGGCGCGATCGGCGATGATCCTCGCGGCGCGCCGCGGCGTCGAGATGCCGATCTCCGAGGCCGTCACCAGGCTCCTCGACGGCGAGACGGCGCCGGCGGACGCGGTGCGCGAGCTCATGGCGAGGCCGCTGCGCTCCGAGCGGGAGCGCTAG